AAGTTAATGCCTTCCATGTTTCCTTTAAAGATGACCTCTACATCGTACCATCTGGAAATTTTTCTCATTACAGCCGTAATGTTTTCGTTGTTAAACACAAACAAACCGTTTTTCCAGGCCATTACTTCATCCAGGTCTACCGGATTTACTTTTACGGTATTTGATTTTAATACCGCCTGCTGACCGGGTATTAAAGTTTGTTTAACCAATGGTGCAGTCTCTGTCTTTTTACCTTTTCCTTGCATTGCAAGGGCTGCAATACGAACTGATCCTTCCAGTAAAGTGGTTTTACTTTCTGCCTCATCTGCATAAGAATTGATGTTAAAGTGTGTACCCAATACTTCAACCTGTTCTTTTTTGGTCACTACAATGAATGGTAAGCGTTTTCCTTTTTCTTTACCGTCTTTTATTTGAACCTTAGCAACCTCAAAATACGCTTCACCTTCCAAAAACACCTTTCTTTCGTTCCCTGTAAAGGCAGTAGGGTAGCTTAATGAAGAAGCAGAATTGAGGTAAATATGGGTGCCGTCTGGCAAGGTGAGGTGGTATTGACCGCCTTTAGGAATAGCAATGGTATTTACTTGGTTCTTTGCTGCCTGCTTTGTTGTTGCGGTACCAGCATAAATAAGCTGACCGTTTTTCAGCTTGCTGATGACAACGCCTTGCTGGTTTGATATTTCGCCACTTTTTGCATCGTCTAAAACTACACTTTTTCCATCTGCCAGGGTTAAGATGGCTTTATTGCTGCCAGGTAATATGTCGCTGGTTTTTGTTTGATGTACAGCAGAAGTGGTGCCTGGCTGAACT
The nucleotide sequence above comes from Pedobacter sp. MC2016-14. Encoded proteins:
- a CDS encoding FecR family protein, with amino-acid sequence MKTSRLIFLYQQYIDNLSSEEELRELEVLLSDPENEAIFISLLDGTWKAQPLQHLKDLSENKADQIYNRIISQYIRRKPKLKNWLRAAAAIFITLAAGLAIYQANRPKPVQPGTTSAVHQTKTSDILPGSNKAILTLADGKSVVLDDAKSGEISNQQGVVISKLKNGQLIYAGTATTKQAAKNQVNTIAIPKGGQYHLTLPDGTHIYLNSASSLSYPTAFTGNERKVFLEGEAYFEVAKVQIKDGKEKGKRLPFIVVTKKEQVEVLGTHFNINSYADEAESKTTLLEGSVRIAALAMQGKGKKTETAPLVKQTLIPGQQAVLKSNTVKVNPVDLDEVMAWKNGLFVFNNENITAVMRKISRWYDVEVIFKGNMEGINFLGNYSRSKSLDNLLKNIELMEKVDFQVEGRRITVSRK